In a single window of the Arachis hypogaea cultivar Tifrunner chromosome 6, arahy.Tifrunner.gnm2.J5K5, whole genome shotgun sequence genome:
- the LOC112755675 gene encoding cytochrome b-c1 complex subunit 7-2, mitochondrial — protein MASSFIQSFIDPKKNWFAAQHMKAISKRLRRFGLRYDDLYDPYYDLDVKEALNRLPKEVVDARHQRLKRAMDLSMKHEYLPEDLQAMQTPFRGYLQEMLALVKREKAERESLGGLPLYQRTIP, from the exons ATGGCGTCTTCGTTCATTCAATCCTTCATTGATCCAAAGAAGAACTGGTTCGCCGCTCAGCACATGAAAGCCATCTCCAAGCGCCTCCGCAGATTCG GTCTGCGGTACGACGATCTGTACGATCCGTATTACGATCTGGATGTGAAGGAGGCACTGAATCGGCTTCCGAAGGAGGTAGTCGACGCGCGCCACCAGCGCCTTAAGCGCGCTATGGACCTTTCCATGAAGCACGAGTACCTCCCTGAAGATCTTcag GCAATGCAAACACCATTCAGGGGATACCTTCAGGAGATGCTTGCCCTT GTGAAGAGGGAGAAAGCGGAGCGTGAATCCTTGGGAGGCTTGCCCCTATATCAACGCACCATTCCTTAA